One window from the genome of Pandoraea fibrosis encodes:
- the atpA gene encoding F0F1 ATP synthase subunit alpha has translation MQLNPSEISELIKSRIQGLESGAEVRNEGTVISVTDGICRIHGLSDVMQGEMLEFPGNTFGLALNLERDSVGAVILGEYEHISEGDTVKCTGRILEVPVGPELKGRVVDALGQPIDGKGPINAKQTDAIEKIAPGVIWRKSVSQPLQTGTKAIDAMVPIGRGQRELIIGDRQTGKTAVAVDTIISQKGKGVTCVYVAIGQKASSIMNVVRKLEEHGAMEYTIIVTATASDSAAMQFIAPYSGCTMGEYFRDRGEDALIIYDDLTKQAWAYRQISLLLRRPPGREAYPGDVFYLHSRLLERAARVSEEYVEKFTNGAVKGQSGSLTALPIIETQAGDVTAFVPTNVISITDGQIFLETDLFNAGIRPAINAGISVSRVGGAAQTKVIKKLSGGIRTDLAQYRELAAFAQFASDLDEATRKQLERGRRVTELLKQPQFAPLQVWELAVSLFAANNGYLDDLEIAQVLPFEKGLREVLKTSHGALIGRIEETKDLSKDDEAALHAAIKDFKKTGAY, from the coding sequence ATGCAACTCAATCCCTCTGAAATCAGCGAACTGATCAAGAGCCGGATTCAAGGTCTCGAGAGCGGCGCCGAAGTCCGTAATGAAGGCACCGTGATTTCGGTGACCGACGGTATCTGCCGTATCCATGGCCTGTCGGACGTGATGCAGGGCGAAATGCTGGAATTCCCGGGCAATACGTTCGGTCTGGCACTGAACCTCGAGCGCGACTCCGTCGGCGCCGTGATTCTGGGCGAGTACGAGCACATCTCGGAAGGCGACACCGTCAAGTGCACGGGCCGCATTCTGGAAGTGCCGGTCGGCCCGGAACTGAAGGGCCGCGTCGTTGACGCACTGGGCCAGCCGATCGACGGCAAGGGTCCGATCAACGCCAAGCAAACCGACGCTATCGAAAAGATCGCCCCGGGCGTGATTTGGCGTAAGTCGGTGTCGCAGCCGCTGCAAACCGGTACCAAGGCTATCGACGCCATGGTGCCGATCGGCCGTGGCCAGCGCGAGCTGATCATTGGTGACCGTCAGACGGGTAAGACCGCTGTGGCTGTCGACACGATCATTTCGCAGAAGGGCAAGGGCGTGACCTGCGTCTACGTCGCGATCGGCCAGAAGGCGTCGTCGATCATGAACGTGGTGCGCAAGCTCGAAGAGCACGGCGCGATGGAATACACCATCATCGTGACCGCCACCGCTTCGGATTCGGCCGCCATGCAGTTCATCGCACCGTACTCCGGTTGCACGATGGGCGAATACTTCCGCGATCGTGGCGAAGACGCGCTGATCATTTATGACGACTTGACCAAGCAAGCCTGGGCCTATCGTCAGATCTCGCTGCTGCTGCGCCGCCCGCCGGGCCGTGAAGCTTACCCGGGTGACGTGTTCTATCTCCACTCGCGTCTGCTCGAGCGTGCCGCTCGCGTCTCGGAAGAGTACGTCGAGAAGTTCACCAACGGCGCCGTCAAGGGTCAAAGCGGTTCGCTGACGGCACTGCCGATCATTGAAACGCAAGCCGGCGACGTGACCGCGTTCGTTCCGACGAACGTGATCTCGATTACCGACGGCCAGATCTTCCTGGAAACCGACCTCTTCAACGCAGGCATCCGCCCGGCAATTAACGCCGGTATCTCGGTGTCGCGTGTGGGTGGTGCAGCACAGACGAAGGTCATCAAGAAGTTGTCGGGCGGTATTCGTACCGACCTCGCACAGTATCGTGAGCTGGCTGCCTTCGCGCAGTTCGCCTCGGATCTGGACGAAGCGACCCGCAAGCAGCTCGAGCGCGGCCGCCGCGTGACGGAACTGCTCAAGCAGCCGCAATTCGCGCCGCTGCAAGTGTGGGAGCTGGCTGTTTCGCTGTTCGCCGCCAACAACGGCTATCTGGACGACCTCGAAATCGCTCAGGTGCTGCCGTTCGAAAAGGGTCTGCGCG